The Rosa rugosa chromosome 1, drRosRugo1.1, whole genome shotgun sequence genomic sequence ATACAGATCGATCGATCAATAAGCAAACAAAAAATGAAGCCAAGAACAACAATAGTGTGCGGCCATACTTAAGACTTACAAGGATGCATCCTAGGGGTACGTTCAAGGATGCATCATATATATGATCGACATGCTATGAACTACGAACCTAGGGGTACGTTTAATGATGGTAGGATCCAAAGTGGCATATTCATCTTGTTCCAATTCCAGTTATTTATAGAGTCAGAGTCAAGTAGTTGTGTCGTAGTTCTGTCCCCTAAATTGAAAATACCCATCTCACTTCTTAAGTAATCACATTTACTCTCGATCCGTCTAACACTTTCTGTGGCATAGTATATGCAATTCGGCTTGCAGCCAGGAATACTTGAAGCTAAAACAGACTGGGATTGACTTTGACCTAAGAATATTGCATCATCTCCAATGCAATTAACCTCAACCAGCTGAGCGGTGGAAGTGCCTTCATAATTGGAATCGTCTTCCTCGTTGAACACGATCTTGCAAACGCCGAAGGAGGTTTTATTAAATGCATAAAATCTTCGAACAAGCAATAGGTCTTCATTTGTTGATTCCACAAGATATTGCTCCCAACAATGTGCAGGGAAAATATGAGTAGGGCGAGGTTTAAAACGTATATAGTCTACTTTCGGCGGTAAAAGGTTACCGCTATTAACTTCCACGGTTACCATATTATAATATCCCCGTTCAAGAAGCAAGTAGACATTGTTTTTATAAAATATAGCATCATCTGGAAGACCTACAGGCAGTCGGTTGGTCGTGATCCAAGATTCTTGTCCTCCTTTAATAAGTGCTAACGGCGGAGAATAATCAGAACCTAATCGTGGTATGCGGTTCGGCAATGGTCTATAGAATGCTAAGAGCACATAATAGTTTTCCGGATGCAAAGCAGGGTTAGCAGACAAGATAACTCTTGGGATCCATTCTTTAACATGATGGTAAAATGTTGGGATGCAATGCACATACGGAGGAAGATGAATCGCCTCTGATGCTTTTCCGAAAGGGTTCCGCAGAGTTATTTCATGGATGACCTTCAATTTTCGTTTTTCTTGCCATTCTTCGATAGATTTGTGTGCCGAGGCCAACCAACCTTGGCTAGAGCCACAAAAGTTTTCATTGTAAGGCACTGATAACCCAATTTTAATGTTATTGTAGATTTTTCTTTCTGAAACGCTATACAGTGGTCTTTGCTTTGTTTGGGGATCGCTGCTGCTCCCATTATCAGATTCACTAGTGGGGAGCATGAGCATGGGAAGTAGCTGCGGTTTACTCAGCCAAC encodes the following:
- the LOC133730362 gene encoding uncharacterized protein LOC133730362 gives rise to the protein MVEHNDEIGVSGSNKVLMSLEDEEAGAKDQERRLKRRRTCQLGYEQREGEQLIEPSKTRDKAATMLQISCLPIDVLYCVLDKLLELVDYVRFAAVCKELHFVAKYYNHTKQRWLSKPQLLPMLMLPTSESDNGSSSDPQTKQRPLYSVSERKIYNNIKIGLSVPYNENFCGSSQGWLASAHKSIEEWQEKRKLKVIHEITLRNPFGKASEAIHLPPYVHCIPTFYHHVKEWIPRVILSANPALHPENYYVLLAFYRPLPNRIPRLGSDYSPPLALIKGGQESWITTNRLPVGLPDDAIFYKNNVYLLLERGYYNMVTVEVNSGNLLPPKVDYIRFKPRPTHIFPAHCWEQYLVESTNEDLLLVRRFYAFNKTSFGVCKIVFNEEDDSNYEGTSTAQLVEVNCIGDDAIFLGQSQSQSVLASSIPGCKPNCIYYATESVRRIESKCDYLRSEMGIFNLGDRTTTQLLDSDSINNWNWNKMNMPLWILPSLNVPLGS